In the Ursus arctos isolate Adak ecotype North America unplaced genomic scaffold, UrsArc2.0 scaffold_19, whole genome shotgun sequence genome, one interval contains:
- the LOC113247379 gene encoding zinc finger protein 345-like isoform X2, whose amino-acid sequence MKRKKRVAIHPAVSSHGTQSFLPKLCIEASFQNVAVGRYNHSALGNLHLMIDWKNDGESEEHQRYHEGHIQTETTVHSMNLTAQNGEGYKTLWKTSLLKSATSEKQCVSIYKGSNQMVKHTHLENGNLENLESCLVRAENNYLNHFESRIGLTFESNISGNQRFKNEEQSAKWDPFERSFTEKSTLQDDQRIFSENRIAHGSESENQFNKGSNVNKCLRTHFPENHYECDKCVEVFYQSSNLIIHKSIPMGENPYKYNECGKPVNQSSHGGDNQSIHMEKNTYRCNKPGNMLSQASGLNIHNTVATGQKTYICEECGKAFDWHSALSQHQPTHTGEKPYKCEECSKVFIHHTHLIQHDKIHPGEKPYQCEECGKAFNQHSMLTRHQRIHTGEKPYQCEECGKAFNQHSNLIQHHRIHTGEKPYQCKECGQAFNHHSSLTQHHRIHSGEKPYICKECGQSFNQHSNLTRHHRIHSGEKPYICKECGQAFNQHSKLTEHLRIHTGEKPYICKECGQAFNRHSHLTRHHRIHSGEKPYQCKECGKAFNQQSKLTEHHRIHTGEKPYICKECGQAFNRHSHLTRHHRIHSGEKPYICKECGDTFIQHSHLTRHHRIHT is encoded by the exons atgaagagaaagaagagagtggCCATCCACCCAG ctgtatcttcacatggcaCCCAGAGTTTCCTGCCAAAGCTGTGCATAGAAGCTTCTTTCCAAAACGTGGCAGTGGGTAGATATAATCATAGTGCCCTTGGGAATTTACACTTAATGATAGACTGGAAAAATGATGGGGAGAGTGAAGAGCATCAAAGATATCATGAAGGACATATCCAAACTGAGACAACTGTCCATAGTATGAATCTCACTGCCCAAAATGGTGAAGGATataaaacactttggaaaacatccCTTCTTAAGTCTGCTACTTCTGAAAAGCAGTGTGTTTCTATATACAAGGGCTCAAATCAAATGGTGAAACATACACATTTGGAGAACGGAAATTTGGAAAATCTGGAAAGTTGCCTAGTCCGtgctgaaaataattatttgaaccATTTTGAAAGTAGGATTGGATTGACCTTTGAGTCAAATATTTCTGGaaatcagagatttaaaaatgaagaacaaagtgcTAAGTGGGATCCATTTGAGAGGTCCTTCACCGAGAAGTCGACCCTACAAGATGATCAGAGGATTTTCAGTGAAAATAGAATTGCTCATGGCAGTGAATCTGAGAACCAATTTAACAAGGGTTCAAATGTTAATAAATGTCTGAGGACTCATTTTCCAGAGAACCATTATGAATGTGATAAATGTGTGGAAGTCTTTTATCAAAGCTCCAACCTGATTATACACAAGAGTATCCCTATGGGAGAGAATCCTTATAAATATAATGAATGTGGGAAACCTGTTAACCAGTCCTCCCATGGTGGTGATAATCAGAGCATTCACatggaaaaaaacacatacagaTGTAATAAACCTGGGAACATGTTGAGTCAAGCATCAGGACTAAACATACATAACACAGTCGCTACTGGACAGAAAACTTACATTTGTGAGGAATGTGGTAAAGCCTTTGACTGGCACTCAGCACTGTCTCAACATCAGCCAAcgcatactggagagaaaccttacaaatgtgaAGAATGTAGCAAGGTCTTTATCCACCACACACACCTTATTCAACATGACAAAATTCAtcctggagagaaaccttaccaGTGtgaagaatgtggcaaggcctttaacCAGCACTCAATGCTTACTCGACATcaaagaattcatactggagagaaaccttaccaatgtgaagaatgtggcaaggcctttaacCAGCACTCAAACCTTATtcaacatcacagaattcatactggagagaaaccttaccaGTGTAAGGAATGTGGCCAGGCCTTTAACCATCACTCAAGCCTTActcaacatcacagaattcaCAGTGGTGAAAAACCTTACATATGTAAAGAATGTGGCCAGTCCTTTAACCAGCACTCAAACCTTACTcgacatcacagaattcatagtggagagaaaccttacataTGTAAGGAATGTGGCCAGGCCTTTAACCAGCACTCAAAGCTTACTGAACACctcagaattcatactggagagaaaccttacataTGTAAAGAATGTGGCCAGGCCTTTAATCGGCACTCACACCTGACTcgacatcacagaattcatagtGGAGAGAAACCTTACCAGTGTAAAGAATGTGGTAAGGCCTTTAACCAGCAATCAAAGCTTACtgaacatcacagaattcatactggagagaagcctTACATATGTAAAGAATGTGGCCAGGCCTTTAACCGGCACTCACACCTGACTcgacatcacagaattcatagtggagagaaaccttacataTGTAAAGAATGTGGTGACACCTTTATCCAGCACTCACACCTGACTcgacatcacagaattcatacttgA